Proteins encoded within one genomic window of Ammonifex degensii KC4:
- a CDS encoding sugar phosphate isomerase/epimerase family protein produces the protein MLQVSTCAITSKTDKPEEILSWLDKVGAEAVELEYRIREETFPKLKRELLRAGIKVLSLHNFCPLPEAAPEPSGDAFLFTSDDPDERLLAVRATINTLEQAADLEACAVVLHLGYVPLREEVEAFTAKWREEKDGPEVEEAREKLKVRRWQKAPVYLDRVFWCLDRILQAAMHLEVQVGIENRYYYHEIPLPEEVEVILNKFAGAPLGYWHDVGHAHHLEVLGLARQEEILERYQNAIIGVHLHDAVGEQDHLPPGSGEIDLARVLSFIPARALKVVEVAKGNDIARFREGLDYLRRLLNGRAVS, from the coding sequence TTGCTTCAGGTTTCCACCTGCGCTATTACCAGCAAGACGGACAAACCGGAAGAGATTCTGTCCTGGCTCGATAAGGTAGGTGCTGAGGCGGTGGAGCTCGAGTACCGGATAAGGGAGGAGACCTTTCCGAAGCTTAAGCGCGAGCTTCTACGGGCCGGGATAAAAGTCTTGAGTCTGCATAACTTCTGCCCTCTTCCCGAAGCGGCACCAGAGCCCAGCGGGGATGCTTTTCTTTTCACTTCCGACGATCCGGACGAGAGGCTTTTGGCTGTACGGGCCACCATCAATACGCTAGAGCAGGCGGCCGATCTGGAAGCCTGTGCCGTGGTGCTGCACTTGGGCTACGTTCCCTTGCGGGAAGAGGTGGAGGCTTTTACCGCTAAATGGCGCGAGGAGAAAGACGGACCCGAGGTGGAAGAAGCGCGGGAAAAACTCAAGGTGCGGCGCTGGCAAAAGGCCCCGGTTTATCTTGACCGGGTGTTCTGGTGCCTCGATCGCATCTTGCAGGCGGCCATGCACCTGGAGGTGCAGGTGGGTATCGAGAACCGCTACTATTACCACGAAATACCGCTACCGGAAGAAGTGGAGGTCATCTTGAATAAGTTTGCCGGAGCTCCCCTAGGTTACTGGCACGATGTGGGGCATGCGCACCACTTGGAGGTGCTGGGCTTGGCCCGGCAGGAAGAGATCCTTGAGCGCTATCAAAACGCGATCATAGGGGTGCACCTGCACGACGCCGTGGGCGAGCAGGACCACCTCCCGCCCGGAAGCGGGGAGATAGATCTGGCCCGGGTGTTAAGCTTTATTCCGGCCCGGGCTTTGAAGGTGGTGGAGGTGGCCAAGGGGAACGACATCGCCCGCTTCCGCGAGGGCCTGGACTATCTGCGCCGGCTTTTGAACGGCCGCGCTGTCAGTTAA
- a CDS encoding methyl-accepting chemotaxis protein, producing the protein MVAGEVRKLAEESARAATEIGTFIAEIQEETQRAVKDMESSVSGIQEGLRLAEIHNS; encoded by the coding sequence GTGGTAGCGGGCGAGGTGCGCAAGCTGGCCGAGGAATCGGCCCGGGCCGCCACGGAAATCGGGACTTTCATCGCCGAGATACAGGAAGAGACCCAGCGGGCGGTTAAGGATATGGAGAGTAGCGTTTCGGGTATTCAGGAGGGCCTGCGTCTAGCGGAGATTCACAACAGTTGA
- a CDS encoding IS200/IS605 family accessory protein TnpB-related protein, producing MITLQCLLEFQSEGDRREVLDLMRRFSSAERYGYQRLLEGWTREELKKHLTQVFQINTRYADDAVLKASGILSSCRKRGQNPTKVVFGGRGLFEKLKKKHLNGPRREELEREWKEKRQGNLYSRGDRSKRGNLNLRFVWIEGELYLRICVGERRWVYAKVVRPVKREGDKWIGFVWDLHQAERTGKWFPYNVELKLRDGEVYAHVSVSEKFPPTVITPENGVIGIDVNAYPFHLALAEVSRDGNLVGYERISLHEFLSADRDKREYLAWQVAYWVVGLALQRSRAIAIEDLEELPKGRRGDGFPKLRQKLQRWVYRSILEKIEVLAKRHGVAVEKKDPAYTSVIGKLKYAPQYLIDKDVAGALVIGRRALGFEEELPEAYRCLLRDEEFLLYALAELEEKVKKLKRELKGEENEWRRKAIKARLKATRGELKTLKAHLRALQSGEGEPASQRSPADRRKEPVRGRLSGRRKSWRVLSAALTVPVLEKFSHVKGTVRDFSPLRPVLVSGDWERAVRRPVPVPGAGAAVQVV from the coding sequence GTGATAACCCTCCAGTGCCTCCTGGAGTTTCAGAGTGAAGGAGACAGGCGGGAAGTCCTCGACCTCATGCGCAGGTTTTCCTCCGCCGAGAGGTACGGCTACCAGAGGCTCCTTGAGGGCTGGACGAGAGAAGAACTCAAGAAGCACTTAACCCAGGTCTTCCAGATCAACACCCGCTACGCCGACGACGCCGTCCTCAAAGCCTCCGGTATCCTGTCTTCCTGCCGGAAGAGGGGCCAGAACCCCACCAAGGTAGTCTTCGGCGGGAGAGGCCTCTTCGAGAAGCTCAAAAAGAAGCACCTGAACGGCCCGAGGCGTGAAGAGCTGGAGAGGGAGTGGAAGGAGAAAAGGCAGGGTAACCTCTACTCCAGAGGAGACAGGAGCAAGCGGGGCAACCTCAACCTCCGCTTCGTCTGGATAGAAGGGGAGCTTTACCTCCGGATATGCGTGGGGGAGAGGCGGTGGGTCTACGCGAAGGTCGTGAGACCGGTTAAGAGAGAAGGAGACAAGTGGATAGGCTTCGTCTGGGACCTCCACCAGGCGGAGAGGACAGGTAAGTGGTTCCCCTACAACGTGGAGCTTAAGCTCAGAGACGGTGAAGTCTACGCCCACGTGAGCGTAAGCGAAAAGTTTCCCCCCACCGTCATTACTCCCGAAAACGGGGTCATAGGGATAGACGTCAACGCCTACCCCTTTCACCTGGCGCTGGCGGAAGTCTCGCGTGACGGCAACCTCGTGGGCTACGAGAGGATAAGCCTCCACGAGTTCCTTTCCGCCGACCGCGACAAGAGGGAGTACCTTGCCTGGCAGGTGGCCTACTGGGTAGTCGGCCTGGCGCTACAAAGAAGCAGGGCCATCGCCATAGAAGACCTGGAGGAGCTCCCGAAGGGCAGGAGGGGGGACGGCTTCCCCAAGTTGAGGCAAAAGCTCCAGCGCTGGGTCTACAGGAGCATCCTGGAGAAGATAGAGGTCCTGGCTAAGAGGCACGGGGTGGCCGTCGAGAAAAAGGATCCCGCCTACACCTCGGTGATAGGGAAGCTCAAGTACGCGCCCCAGTACCTGATAGACAAGGACGTGGCCGGGGCTCTGGTGATAGGTCGCCGGGCCTTAGGCTTCGAGGAGGAGCTGCCGGAAGCTTACCGGTGTCTCTTAAGAGACGAAGAGTTCCTGCTCTACGCTTTAGCCGAGCTCGAAGAGAAGGTGAAAAAGCTCAAGCGGGAGCTGAAGGGAGAAGAGAATGAGTGGCGGAGGAAGGCCATAAAAGCCAGACTCAAGGCCACACGCGGTGAACTGAAGACCCTCAAAGCCCACCTTCGGGCTCTTCAAAGCGGGGAGGGTGAGCCCGCTTCCCAAAGAAGCCCGGCCGACCGACGGAAGGAGCCGGTGAGGGGCCGCCTTTCGGGGCGGCGAAAAAGTTGGCGAGTCCTCTCCGCGGCCCTCACCGTCCCGGTCCTCGAAAAGTTCTCTCACGTGAAAGGCACCGTGAGGGACTTTTCTCCCCTGAGGCCGGTCCTGGTCTCGGGGGACTGGGAGCGGGCGGTGAGAAGGCCAGTTCCCGTTCCTGGTGCGGGGGCGGCTGTGCAAGTAGTGTGA
- a CDS encoding phasin family protein encodes MAGVLQEVVWVGMGAFSLAKEKLEKLAQELKERGRASSREARSFWQELKERGAKEHANLCQATKEKVEKWRYQWGWVSRREWEDLLRRIERLEAILLESQNKTEAN; translated from the coding sequence ATGGCCGGAGTTTTGCAAGAGGTCGTGTGGGTGGGAATGGGAGCTTTCTCCCTGGCCAAAGAGAAGCTGGAGAAGCTTGCCCAGGAACTCAAAGAGAGGGGAAGGGCTTCCTCCCGCGAGGCGCGCTCGTTCTGGCAGGAACTCAAGGAACGGGGTGCTAAGGAGCACGCCAACCTCTGTCAGGCCACCAAGGAGAAGGTGGAGAAGTGGCGCTACCAGTGGGGCTGGGTTTCCCGGCGCGAATGGGAGGATCTTCTCCGTAGAATAGAGCGCCTGGAGGCCATCCTGCTGGAGAGCCAGAACAAGACCGAGGCCAACTGA
- a CDS encoding alkaline phosphatase family protein, which produces MLWRFICVAFLLFSFWVLPAWAEEETPAHSERFLVLVIDGLDRQVVSPSLTPNISGLGAAGARAEKVSGVFPGTSAAALATLLTGAQPERHRCFFFQDLPAVPGIFRSLASRQAGVFLFLAGKEEWKLPPEEKVKLVHAPDDASLTDKVLACLCEQQPYFLVVVWRGPALVRAAGGGQKDYLQAVKEADTQVGRILQFCYGQQIFDRTFFCLTGTTGDPYLAFKAPEIKAGVALPPVSLVDVAPTLAYFLGVKLPSAEGHVLWNALKPGPERSETYLLEVRVKELSEALYGARSFLYSFLREKELLEREKERISREKEEIKEIIAQKEARIAGLERKLYAWKLALGIFFLFSLLGYWWEYRILRRRYLMF; this is translated from the coding sequence ATGCTTTGGCGCTTCATTTGCGTAGCTTTTCTCCTCTTTTCTTTTTGGGTTCTGCCGGCTTGGGCCGAGGAGGAAACACCGGCGCATTCCGAGCGTTTCCTGGTGCTGGTAATCGACGGTCTCGACCGTCAGGTGGTCAGTCCTTCGCTCACTCCCAACATAAGCGGGTTAGGAGCGGCAGGGGCGCGGGCCGAAAAGGTAAGCGGCGTTTTCCCCGGTACTTCTGCCGCGGCGCTGGCCACCCTGCTCACCGGAGCTCAGCCTGAGCGCCACCGCTGTTTTTTCTTCCAGGACCTCCCCGCCGTTCCCGGCATCTTCCGCTCTCTCGCTTCTAGGCAGGCCGGGGTCTTTCTTTTCCTGGCCGGCAAGGAGGAATGGAAGCTGCCTCCGGAGGAGAAGGTTAAGCTGGTGCACGCTCCTGACGACGCTTCTCTGACCGATAAGGTGCTGGCCTGCCTGTGCGAGCAGCAGCCTTACTTCCTGGTGGTAGTCTGGCGGGGGCCGGCACTGGTCCGGGCCGCTGGGGGGGGCCAGAAGGACTACCTGCAGGCCGTCAAGGAAGCCGATACTCAGGTGGGCCGGATCCTTCAGTTCTGCTACGGCCAGCAGATATTCGACCGTACCTTCTTTTGCCTCACCGGCACTACCGGAGATCCTTATCTGGCTTTTAAGGCCCCGGAGATAAAGGCGGGAGTGGCCCTGCCTCCGGTAAGTCTTGTCGATGTAGCTCCTACCCTGGCCTATTTCCTGGGGGTGAAGCTTCCTTCGGCAGAAGGGCATGTGCTCTGGAACGCTTTGAAGCCCGGCCCCGAACGGAGTGAAACTTACCTTCTGGAGGTGCGGGTGAAAGAATTGAGCGAAGCACTTTACGGCGCTCGCAGTTTCCTCTACTCCTTCCTGCGTGAAAAGGAACTTTTGGAGCGCGAGAAAGAAAGGATCTCCAGGGAGAAAGAGGAGATCAAGGAAATCATTGCCCAGAAAGAGGCCCGCATTGCTGGTCTTGAGCGCAAGCTTTATGCCTGGAAGCTGGCGTTAGGGATATTCTTTCTATTTTCCCTCCTAGGTTACTGGTGGGAATACCGCATTCTCCGCCGCCGCTATCTTATGTTTTGA
- a CDS encoding AAA family ATPase, producing the protein MGQGIKLAISGKGGVGKTTLAAALIRSYAATHRRVYAVDADPDASLALALGLSEEEASRIIPVVELKEKISEVMGGEGSFFP; encoded by the coding sequence TTGGGGCAGGGGATCAAGCTGGCCATATCGGGCAAGGGAGGGGTGGGCAAGACCACCCTGGCAGCGGCGCTCATAAGGTCTTACGCCGCTACCCACCGGCGCGTTTATGCCGTGGACGCGGACCCGGACGCTTCCCTGGCCCTGGCTTTAGGGCTTAGCGAGGAAGAGGCCAGCCGCATTATTCCCGTAGTGGAGCTCAAGGAGAAGATAAGCGAGGTCATGGGAGGGGAGGGGAGTTTTTTTCCTTAA
- a CDS encoding complex I 24 kDa subunit family protein: MSEAVTVTREIVAKYKGREGVLTHILQDIQGRFGYLPPEAMEVVAEEMGVSLAELYGMASFYARFYFTPRGKTVIKVCRGTACHVRGSERVLAKFSEELGLKEGETSPDLKFTLEAVNCVGCCALAPVVMINEKVFTANDPGKLLATLRQGENHDQDH; encoded by the coding sequence ATGAGTGAAGCAGTAACGGTCACGCGGGAAATAGTGGCCAAGTACAAAGGCAGGGAGGGGGTGCTCACCCACATCCTGCAAGACATCCAGGGGCGGTTCGGCTACCTTCCTCCCGAGGCCATGGAAGTGGTGGCGGAAGAGATGGGAGTGTCGCTGGCTGAGCTTTACGGCATGGCCTCCTTTTACGCCCGCTTTTATTTCACTCCCCGCGGCAAGACGGTCATCAAGGTGTGCCGGGGTACGGCCTGCCACGTGCGGGGCTCGGAGCGGGTCTTGGCCAAGTTTTCGGAGGAACTGGGACTCAAGGAAGGAGAGACCTCGCCCGACCTCAAGTTTACCTTGGAGGCGGTCAACTGCGTGGGGTGCTGCGCTCTGGCTCCGGTGGTGATGATCAACGAAAAGGTCTTTACGGCCAACGACCCCGGGAAGTTGCTCGCCACCCTAAGGCAGGGGGAGAACCATGACCAGGATCACTAG
- a CDS encoding NADH-quinone oxidoreductase subunit NuoF: MVRELAEKRARAGLVVKVCQGTGCLAAGAEETFRAFQEEIARQGVKAQVIPTGCQGFCQGAPVITVEPRGWFLHRITAADVPKIVDVVLKRGGELVQHFYRDPQTGKICRRPEDMPFFRHQLKIALRNLGKINPMDIEDYLAVGGYTALAKVLTEMTPEEVIEEVKKSGLRGRGGAGFPTGVKWEGARRAPGARKFVICNGDEGDPGAFMDASLMEGDPHSVIEGMIICAYAIGNCREGYIYVREEYPLAVKRLSIALEQARAWGFLGEDILGTGFSFDIQLKKGAGAFVCGESTTLMMSIEGKRPSPRVTPPRSVEKGLWGMPTCLNNVETFANIPIIILKGGEWYAQYGTETSKGTKAFCITGKVRNTGLIEVPMGMTLREIVQKLGGGMLEEAQLKAVQTGGPSGGCIPEEYLDTPVDYESLTRLGSMMGSGGMVVVDEGTCMVEFARFFLNFTQQESCGKCPPCRIGTYEMLQILNRIVAGEGQEGDIELLEELGRKIKETSLCGLGQSAPNPVLSTIKYFREEYEAHIREKRCPARTCTKVGKYVIGEDCVQCGWCRDTCPHGAILEKREGFYIEPDLCQRCGACLGVCPVGAIYLEAAGGEKPWSKPSPVR, translated from the coding sequence ATGGTGCGAGAGCTGGCGGAGAAGAGGGCCCGGGCGGGGCTGGTGGTCAAGGTCTGTCAGGGCACGGGCTGCCTGGCCGCCGGGGCGGAAGAAACCTTCCGCGCCTTTCAGGAGGAGATTGCCCGCCAAGGGGTAAAAGCGCAGGTCATTCCTACCGGATGTCAGGGCTTCTGTCAGGGGGCTCCGGTCATCACCGTGGAGCCGCGCGGCTGGTTCCTGCACCGGATCACGGCGGCGGACGTCCCTAAGATCGTGGATGTGGTGCTCAAGCGGGGCGGGGAGCTAGTGCAGCACTTCTACCGCGACCCCCAGACGGGAAAGATCTGCCGGCGCCCGGAGGATATGCCCTTCTTCCGGCACCAGCTGAAGATCGCCCTTAGGAACCTGGGGAAGATCAACCCCATGGACATAGAGGATTACCTGGCGGTGGGGGGGTACACGGCCTTGGCCAAGGTGCTCACCGAGATGACCCCGGAAGAGGTGATCGAAGAGGTAAAGAAGTCGGGGTTGAGAGGCCGCGGTGGGGCTGGCTTCCCCACGGGGGTGAAGTGGGAGGGGGCCCGTCGGGCTCCCGGAGCGCGCAAGTTCGTGATCTGCAACGGAGACGAGGGGGACCCGGGAGCCTTCATGGACGCCAGCCTGATGGAAGGCGACCCGCACTCGGTGATCGAAGGCATGATCATCTGCGCCTACGCTATCGGCAACTGCCGGGAGGGCTACATCTACGTCCGGGAAGAGTATCCTTTGGCGGTAAAGCGTCTGAGTATAGCGCTGGAACAGGCGCGGGCCTGGGGTTTCCTGGGAGAGGACATACTAGGCACGGGCTTTTCCTTCGACATCCAGCTTAAGAAAGGAGCGGGGGCCTTCGTCTGCGGCGAGTCCACCACCTTGATGATGTCGATCGAGGGGAAACGCCCCTCCCCCCGCGTCACCCCTCCCCGTTCGGTGGAGAAAGGTCTGTGGGGTATGCCCACCTGCCTTAACAACGTAGAAACCTTTGCTAACATACCCATTATCATCCTTAAAGGGGGAGAATGGTACGCCCAGTACGGCACCGAGACCTCTAAGGGCACCAAGGCCTTTTGCATCACCGGCAAGGTAAGAAACACCGGGCTTATTGAAGTGCCTATGGGGATGACCCTGAGGGAGATTGTGCAAAAGCTGGGCGGAGGAATGCTGGAGGAGGCGCAGCTCAAGGCGGTGCAGACGGGAGGCCCTTCGGGCGGCTGCATCCCCGAAGAATATCTCGACACACCGGTGGACTACGAGTCTTTGACCCGGCTCGGTTCTATGATGGGCTCGGGGGGCATGGTGGTAGTAGACGAGGGGACCTGTATGGTGGAGTTTGCCCGCTTCTTCCTCAACTTCACCCAGCAGGAGTCGTGCGGGAAGTGCCCTCCCTGCCGGATAGGCACTTACGAGATGTTGCAGATTCTCAACCGCATAGTGGCTGGCGAGGGGCAGGAGGGGGACATAGAGCTCCTGGAGGAGTTGGGGAGGAAGATCAAGGAAACTTCCCTTTGCGGCCTGGGGCAGAGCGCGCCCAACCCTGTCCTTTCCACCATTAAGTACTTCCGGGAAGAGTACGAGGCGCACATAAGGGAGAAGCGCTGCCCGGCGCGGACCTGTACCAAGGTGGGGAAGTACGTTATCGGAGAAGACTGTGTACAGTGCGGCTGGTGCCGGGATACCTGCCCGCACGGGGCCATTCTAGAGAAGCGCGAGGGGTTTTACATCGAGCCCGACCTTTGTCAGCGCTGCGGTGCCTGCCTGGGGGTTTGCCCTGTAGGGGCCATTTACTTAGAGGCGGCAGGAGGGGAAAAGCCATGGTCAAAGCCCAGCCCTGTGCGGTGA
- a CDS encoding 4Fe-4S binding protein: MVKAQPCAVKRAHLEYEEFANSKLCGRCLPCLVAAPLVFDILDRLQKGRADKKKLEELRFLARGVVLTGRCKFGQEALEKLGKSLEEAALEFEAHCEGSCPQHACPELNRYRIDPERCTQCDLCRALCPTGAIVGDPYVPYSTDNRPYSILTAKCNGCGVCVSACPESAIELV; this comes from the coding sequence ATGGTCAAAGCCCAGCCCTGTGCGGTGAAGCGAGCCCACTTGGAGTACGAGGAGTTTGCCAACTCCAAACTTTGCGGGCGCTGCCTTCCCTGCTTGGTGGCGGCGCCACTGGTGTTCGACATCTTGGACCGTCTGCAGAAGGGGAGGGCGGATAAGAAGAAGCTGGAGGAACTGCGTTTTTTGGCCCGCGGGGTGGTGCTCACTGGCCGGTGCAAGTTCGGGCAAGAGGCGCTGGAAAAGCTGGGGAAGAGCCTGGAGGAAGCGGCGCTGGAGTTCGAGGCGCACTGTGAAGGTAGCTGCCCGCAGCACGCCTGCCCTGAACTCAACCGCTACCGCATCGATCCCGAGCGCTGTACGCAGTGCGACCTTTGCCGGGCCTTGTGCCCCACGGGGGCCATCGTAGGAGATCCTTACGTGCCCTACAGCACGGATAACCGCCCTTACTCTATCCTGACGGCCAAGTGTAACGGTTGCGGGGTGTGCGTTTCGGCCTGCCCGGAAAGCGCCATCGAACTGGTGTGA
- a CDS encoding molybdopterin-dependent oxidoreductase has translation MVTLTIDGRKVTVPEGTTILHAAEALGIEIPHLCYCPGLEGTGACRLCVVEVEKVRGLVVACMRRVAEGMVVHTNTPRVREARKFVLELLLSRHPGLCLSCDKSGSCKLQQYAYELGIKRPFFEVRDPGYEVKEDLFIVRDYNLCILCGRCIRVCRTQGADILDFMKRGIETRVGTPLDRSLLESGCDFCGSCVSVCPTGALMEKERLGKGREWELEKVHSRCSYCGAACGLNYHLRKGEIVKVSSPEPVAYLCARGRFGYGYLQSGERLTTPLVRRDGELVPADWDEALSLVAENFQQAIERYGAEGVGGILSPLVSCETAYSFQKFFRSGLRTNNVDCSLRIGAGLELLRHADAVTGGPEGYAGWKDVLEANVILLVGDVCQRVPAVWGYLKRAVGRGAKLIYLGFYKDRPARLAQVWLQALPGEEPLVLARLAWLILQNPTYRTLAERVPNFTSFAEGVERLARVEVSVPEEDLARAAELWSEEARGVLLLPVDGVSPATGKAALNLLLLTGRREKALFPTSAFVNAQGVWRLGGVAEFFPGLRPAPEAASEFAAFWGRVPNGTPGLNLTAMLRPGSPVKALYLLGEDPLSSYPGNGSIAAKLEELDFLVVQDLTLTKTAEKAHVVLPLASLPETGGTVIATHGEKHHLSSALSPRTLMPWQVFALLAAKMNLELNLSAQELLLNEIKAVTPEFGLVPAERRPGFWELGEVGPGRGDSQLKLTTLAFYPSFYRQDWLKLSGLEVLLPYEGNFIALSPEEGLEEGAVVEVSTPHGTFTTRVRLDKALPRGVAAVPAFSSAAAALFPLETPWEPVPASIARA, from the coding sequence ATGGTTACCCTCACGATTGACGGCAGAAAGGTCACGGTTCCTGAAGGGACCACCATCCTGCACGCGGCGGAAGCCCTGGGGATAGAAATCCCCCATCTCTGCTACTGCCCGGGCCTGGAGGGTACGGGTGCCTGCCGGCTGTGCGTGGTTGAGGTGGAGAAGGTGCGGGGGCTGGTGGTGGCCTGCATGCGGCGGGTGGCAGAGGGTATGGTGGTGCATACCAACACCCCGCGGGTGCGTGAGGCGCGCAAGTTTGTCCTGGAGCTTTTGCTCTCGCGTCACCCGGGGCTGTGCCTCAGCTGCGACAAGAGCGGGAGCTGTAAGCTGCAACAGTATGCTTATGAGCTGGGGATCAAGCGACCCTTCTTCGAGGTGCGCGACCCCGGCTACGAGGTCAAAGAGGACCTCTTCATCGTCCGCGACTATAACCTCTGCATCCTCTGCGGGCGCTGCATCCGGGTCTGCCGTACCCAGGGGGCAGATATCCTCGACTTCATGAAGCGAGGCATCGAGACCCGCGTGGGGACCCCCCTTGACCGCTCTTTGCTCGAGTCCGGCTGCGACTTCTGCGGGAGCTGCGTGTCGGTCTGTCCCACCGGGGCGCTGATGGAGAAGGAGCGCCTGGGCAAAGGGCGGGAGTGGGAGCTGGAGAAGGTTCACAGCCGGTGCTCTTACTGCGGCGCCGCTTGCGGACTCAATTATCACCTTCGTAAGGGCGAGATTGTCAAGGTGTCTTCGCCTGAGCCGGTGGCTTACCTCTGCGCGCGGGGGCGCTTCGGCTACGGGTACCTGCAGAGCGGTGAGCGTCTCACCACGCCTCTTGTTCGCCGGGATGGGGAGCTGGTGCCTGCCGATTGGGACGAGGCCCTGAGTCTGGTGGCGGAGAATTTCCAGCAAGCCATCGAGCGTTACGGTGCCGAAGGGGTGGGGGGGATCTTAAGTCCGCTGGTCAGTTGCGAGACTGCTTACTCCTTTCAGAAGTTTTTCCGCTCCGGACTCAGGACCAACAACGTGGACTGTAGCCTGCGAATAGGGGCGGGACTGGAGCTTTTGCGGCACGCGGATGCGGTTACCGGAGGCCCGGAAGGCTACGCCGGCTGGAAAGACGTACTGGAGGCCAACGTCATCTTGCTGGTGGGGGACGTCTGCCAGCGGGTCCCGGCCGTCTGGGGATATCTTAAGCGGGCGGTGGGTAGAGGGGCCAAGCTCATCTACCTGGGGTTTTATAAGGACCGGCCTGCTCGTTTGGCCCAGGTCTGGCTGCAGGCCCTGCCTGGAGAGGAGCCCCTGGTGCTAGCTCGCCTGGCTTGGCTCATTCTCCAGAACCCTACCTACCGCACGCTGGCTGAGCGGGTGCCTAACTTTACCTCTTTTGCGGAGGGGGTGGAGCGACTGGCCCGCGTGGAAGTAAGCGTGCCGGAGGAGGACCTGGCCCGGGCGGCCGAACTCTGGTCTGAGGAAGCGCGGGGGGTGCTGCTACTCCCCGTAGACGGGGTGTCGCCGGCCACGGGCAAGGCGGCACTCAACCTCCTCTTGCTTACCGGACGGCGGGAAAAGGCCCTCTTTCCCACCTCCGCCTTCGTCAACGCCCAGGGGGTCTGGCGCCTGGGAGGGGTGGCGGAGTTCTTCCCGGGTTTAAGACCAGCTCCCGAGGCAGCAAGCGAGTTTGCCGCTTTCTGGGGGAGGGTGCCTAACGGGACCCCGGGGCTGAACTTAACCGCCATGTTAAGACCAGGAAGCCCGGTGAAGGCGCTTTACCTCCTGGGAGAAGATCCGCTCAGCTCTTACCCCGGCAACGGGAGCATTGCCGCCAAGCTTGAGGAGCTCGATTTTCTGGTGGTGCAGGATCTCACCCTGACCAAGACGGCCGAGAAGGCCCACGTGGTACTTCCTTTGGCCTCCCTGCCGGAAACGGGGGGTACGGTCATCGCCACCCACGGGGAGAAGCACCACCTCTCTTCTGCCCTCTCTCCCCGGACCCTCATGCCCTGGCAGGTTTTTGCCCTGCTGGCGGCGAAAATGAACCTTGAACTAAACTTGTCGGCACAAGAGCTCCTGCTTAACGAGATTAAGGCAGTAACTCCTGAGTTTGGGCTGGTGCCGGCTGAAAGGAGGCCAGGCTTCTGGGAGTTGGGGGAGGTAGGGCCCGGCAGGGGAGATAGCCAGCTGAAGCTTACCACCTTGGCCTTTTACCCATCCTTTTACCGGCAGGACTGGCTGAAGCTGAGCGGCCTGGAGGTGCTCCTCCCCTACGAAGGAAACTTCATCGCCCTTTCCCCGGAGGAGGGCCTGGAAGAAGGAGCGGTGGTGGAGGTCTCCACGCCACATGGTACCTTCACTACGCGGGTTCGCTTAGACAAAGCGCTTCCCCGAGGAGTGGCCGCGGTGCCGGCCTTCTCCTCCGCGGCCGCTGCCCTCTTTCCTTTGGAAACGCCCTGGGAACCGGTGCCGGCCAGCATAGCGCGGGCCTGA